The Setaria italica strain Yugu1 chromosome IX, Setaria_italica_v2.0, whole genome shotgun sequence genome has a window encoding:
- the LOC101786712 gene encoding expansin-B9, which yields MGSLPNVVVAAAAVVLAALVAGGSCDPSAPKVPPGPNITTDYGGRWLAAKATWYGQPVGAGPDDNGGACGIKNVNLPPYSGMTACGNLPIFKDGKGCGSCYQIRCGAPEECSNKPVTVFITDMNYDPIAPYHFDLSGTAFGSMAQAGLGDKLRHRGIIDLQFRRVRCKYAAGQKIVFHVEHGSNPNYLAVLVKFVANDGDIVQMDLKERASPEWKPMKLSWGAIWRMDTPKALRGPFSIRLTSESGKKLVATDVIPENWKPSTVYKSNIQF from the exons ATGGGATCCCTGCCCAATGTCGtcgtggccgcggccgccgtcgtcctggcggcgctcgtcgccggcgggtcGTGCGACCCATCAGCCCCCAAGGTGCCGCCGGGCCCCAACATCACGACCGACTACGGCGGCAGGTGGCTCGCCGCGAAGGCCACCTGGTACGGCCAGCCCGTCGGCGCCGGCCCCGACGACAACGGCGGTGCGTGCGGGATCAAGAACGTGAACCTGCCGCCCTACAGCGGCATGACGGCCTGCGGCAACCTCCCCATCTTCAAGGACGGCAAGGGCTGCGGCTCGTGCTACCAG ATCAGATGCGGTGCGCCAGAGGAGTGCTCCAACAAGCCGGTGACGGTGTTCATAACCGACATGAACTACGACCCCATCGCCCCCTACCACTTCGACCTCAGCGGCACGGCGTTCGGCTCCATGGCCCAGGCCGGGCTCGGCGAcaagctccgccaccgcggcATCATCGACCTGCAGTTCAGGAG GGTGCGGTGCAAGTACGCGGCCGGGCAGAAGATCGTGTTCCACGTGGAGCATGGTTCCAACCCCAACTACCTGGCTGTGCTGGTGAAGTTCGTCGCGAACGACGGCGACATCGTGCAGATGGACCTCAAGGAGAGGGCGTCGCCGGAGTGGAAGCCGATGAAGCTCTCGTGGGGCGCCATCTGGAGGATGGACACGCCCAAGGCGCTCAGGGGGCCCTTCTCCATCCGCCTCACCAGTGAGTCCGGCAAGAAGCTGGTCGCCACCGACGTCATTCCGGAGAACTGGAAGCCCAGCACCGTCTACAAGTCCAACATCCAGTTCTAG